CGGCATCGCAGCCCGGGAGCGGGTCGAGGACGACTGGGCCCGCCGGCTGCGCGAGGCGGACGAGTCGCAGCTCACCGACGAGCAGCGCATCGACCGCGACCTCGCCCTGATGGTGCTGCGCGGCCGCGAGCTGCAGCGCGACTGGGCCGACTGGCGGCGGACGCCTGACCCCTACGCCGGCTCAGCACTGTCCGGGGTCTTCGGCCTCCTGCAGAACCGGCTGCGGCCCGAGGGCGAGCTCGCCGAGGCTGTCGCGGCCCGGCTGCGGGGGACCCCGGCGCTGCTCGAGGCGTGCCGGGAGAACCTCGACCCGGCCCTCGCCAGCCCGGTGCTGCTGCGCCGCTCGTTGGGCCAGATCGGTGCCGGCGTGGCCTACTCCCGGTCGGTCTCGGGGGAGTTCGGCGGGGACCTTACC
This genomic interval from Actinomycetes bacterium contains the following:
- a CDS encoding DUF885 family protein translates to MPTREGDLPFDRLVAELVDDQLRANPVLGSALGVTEHDGDLPDLSADGIAARERVEDDWARRLREADESQLTDEQRIDRDLALMVLRGRELQRDWADWRRTPDPYAGSALSGVFGLLQNRLRPEGELAEAVAARLRGTPALLEACRENLDPALASPVLLRRSLGQIGAGVAYSRSVSGEFGGDLT